A single genomic interval of Nostoc commune NIES-4072 harbors:
- a CDS encoding EAL domain-containing protein translates to MTSKNSVASPVNGLVLSEEAFFFERSLDLLSVIGLDGYFKRINPAFTQTLGHSEAELLASPFLDFVHPDDHFATLAEMEKVKTGIPTLNFENRYRTKDGCYRWLRWTASPQIVGGLIYCVARDMTQQKEAEAALQRANQELEQRVAERTAQLEQANAVLAEREALYRTLTQHILNGAVQLFDHNLRFLLIEGSEIKQLGLDGTALVGQTIWEVLPPETCEQIEPMYRAALVGQISIQEVLYSNQIYEVHTLPVRNEQGEIFAGMVLTQNMTYRKQVEAELQESKAILQRQLAEIESIYQSAPIGLNVLDTNLRFVRINQRLAEINGFSVEEHIGRTIRELLPNIADTAEELLRPVLETGEPLLNVEIRGETPAQPGVERVWLESFLPLKDGEQIIGINTVCQEITEQIQIDEALRRSEERYRTLFETMEDGFCVIEMLFDANNTPIDYRFLEINPAFEQQTGFQQAVGKTARQLLPNLEEFWFQTYGRVALTGEPIRFENGSEAMNRWFDVYAFRIEHPEMHKVAILFKDISDVYDELRLRKQSEIALRENEDRLRMAIASAQLGTWDWNLLTGELKWDTGCKAMFGLPPDAESSIETFFEGLHPDDRDRLQEIIQEALNPASGGFYDTEYRTIGIQDKVERWLRAKGQAYFETNRKPIRFIGTVLNITEQKQTEAQLIHDVFHDSLTGLPNRALFVERLEQALALTKRHSDYRFAVLFLDVDRFKVINDSLGHIIGDQLLMGLARRLERCLRVGDTVARLGGDEFTILLDDIKDLNDVKNVANRINVALTGAFNLGGNEVITTVSIGIALGTSTYNLSEELIRDADIAMYRAKALGKARYEIFDFSMYTQAAQLLQLEMDLRRAIERQEFQVYYQPIVSLETYQIIGFEALVRWQHPEDGFVSPERFIPLAEETGLIVPIGYWVLREACRQMRTWQLKFPTNPPLTISVNISSKQFCHPNLIEEIRQILLDSGLQGSSLKLEITETVLMENSDSATTMLLELQQMDIQLHLDDFGTGYSSLSYLHHFPFSALKIDRSFVINIGANGENLEIVQAIISLAQSLNIDVIAEGIETREQLTQLQIKKCKHAQGYIFSRPLDSHSVDALIASSLYFKHLLV, encoded by the coding sequence ATGACCTCTAAAAATTCTGTTGCTTCACCCGTGAATGGATTGGTTTTATCCGAAGAAGCCTTTTTCTTTGAGCGATCGCTCGATCTGCTCTCGGTCATTGGTCTGGATGGCTACTTTAAGCGGATCAACCCTGCATTTACCCAAACCCTCGGCCACTCAGAAGCAGAATTATTAGCCAGTCCTTTTTTAGACTTCGTGCATCCAGACGACCACTTCGCCACATTAGCAGAAATGGAGAAGGTGAAAACCGGGATACCAACGCTCAATTTCGAAAATCGTTACCGGACGAAAGATGGCTGCTACCGATGGCTGAGGTGGACAGCATCACCGCAGATTGTCGGGGGATTGATATACTGCGTTGCCCGTGACATGACCCAGCAAAAAGAGGCCGAAGCCGCCCTACAACGCGCCAACCAGGAACTAGAACAGCGCGTTGCCGAACGGACTGCCCAGTTAGAACAGGCAAATGCAGTCCTGGCAGAACGGGAAGCCTTGTATCGAACGCTGACACAACATATCCTTAATGGTGCAGTTCAACTGTTTGACCATAATCTGCGCTTTTTACTCATTGAAGGTAGTGAAATCAAACAATTGGGATTAGATGGAACGGCACTAGTGGGGCAAACCATTTGGGAAGTCCTGCCTCCAGAAACCTGTGAGCAAATTGAGCCGATGTATCGTGCGGCACTGGTGGGTCAAATTTCAATCCAGGAAGTGCTTTACTCCAATCAGATTTATGAAGTACATACTTTACCTGTCCGCAATGAGCAGGGTGAGATTTTTGCAGGCATGGTACTCACCCAAAACATGACGTATCGCAAGCAGGTAGAAGCAGAGTTACAAGAAAGCAAAGCAATACTGCAACGGCAACTAGCTGAGATTGAAAGCATCTATCAGTCTGCCCCAATCGGGTTAAACGTTCTTGATACCAACCTGCGCTTTGTGCGGATTAACCAGCGATTGGCAGAGATCAATGGATTTTCCGTAGAGGAACACATTGGGCGAACAATTCGAGAGTTATTGCCTAACATCGCTGATACTGCCGAAGAGTTGCTCCGCCCTGTCTTAGAAACGGGAGAACCGTTACTAAACGTCGAAATTCGGGGGGAAACTCCGGCACAACCGGGAGTAGAGCGTGTGTGGTTGGAGAGCTTTTTACCGTTAAAGGATGGCGAGCAGATAATTGGCATCAATACCGTTTGTCAAGAAATTACTGAGCAGATTCAAATTGATGAAGCCCTGCGGCGATCTGAAGAACGCTATCGCACGCTGTTTGAAACGATGGAAGACGGGTTTTGCGTTATTGAAATGTTGTTTGATGCAAACAATACGCCGATTGATTATCGTTTCCTAGAAATTAACCCTGCATTTGAGCAACAAACCGGATTCCAACAGGCAGTAGGTAAAACGGCACGCCAACTCCTTCCTAATCTAGAAGAATTTTGGTTTCAGACTTATGGCAGAGTCGCTCTAACAGGTGAACCCATTCGCTTTGAAAATGGCTCTGAGGCAATGAATCGCTGGTTTGATGTTTATGCGTTTCGCATTGAGCATCCAGAGATGCACAAAGTGGCCATCCTGTTCAAAGATATTAGCGATGTCTACGACGAGCTTCGCTTACGCAAACAGTCTGAGATAGCCCTGCGGGAGAATGAAGACCGCTTGCGGATGGCGATCGCCTCTGCTCAATTGGGAACTTGGGATTGGAATCTACTTACAGGAGAATTGAAATGGGATACTGGCTGCAAAGCCATGTTTGGGCTACCGCCCGATGCCGAGAGTAGTATAGAGACGTTTTTTGAGGGCTTACATCCCGATGACCGCGATCGTCTTCAGGAAATTATTCAAGAGGCGCTTAACCCAGCGTCGGGTGGCTTTTATGACACTGAGTATCGAACAATCGGCATTCAGGATAAAGTTGAACGCTGGCTGAGAGCGAAAGGGCAAGCCTACTTTGAGACAAACAGAAAACCGATCCGCTTCATTGGTACGGTGTTGAATATTACGGAGCAAAAACAAACCGAAGCGCAATTAATTCATGATGTTTTTCACGATTCACTAACTGGACTGCCAAACCGTGCTTTATTTGTCGAAAGGTTGGAACAGGCGCTGGCGCTAACAAAACGTCATTCAGACTACAGATTCGCTGTCCTGTTCCTAGATGTGGATCGCTTTAAAGTTATCAACGATAGCCTTGGTCATATAATTGGGGATCAATTGCTAATGGGCCTGGCACGCAGATTAGAAAGGTGTCTCCGTGTAGGAGATACAGTTGCCCGTTTAGGTGGAGATGAGTTCACAATCCTATTAGATGATATCAAAGATTTAAATGATGTAAAAAATGTAGCCAATAGAATAAATGTAGCTTTGACAGGAGCTTTTAATCTTGGTGGAAATGAAGTAATTACTACTGTAAGTATTGGTATCGCTTTAGGCACAAGCACTTATAATCTGTCAGAAGAACTCATCCGTGACGCTGACATTGCAATGTACCGTGCTAAAGCATTAGGAAAAGCACGCTATGAAATATTTGATTTTAGTATGTACACTCAAGCTGCCCAGTTATTACAGTTAGAAATGGATCTACGACGGGCAATTGAACGCCAAGAATTTCAGGTTTACTATCAGCCAATTGTCTCGTTAGAAACTTATCAGATTATTGGCTTTGAGGCTCTTGTGCGCTGGCAACATCCTGAAGATGGATTTGTTTCTCCAGAAAGGTTTATTCCTTTAGCAGAAGAAACTGGGCTGATTGTGCCGATTGGTTATTGGGTGTTACGCGAAGCTTGTCGTCAGATGCGGACTTGGCAATTGAAATTTCCTACTAACCCACCCTTAACCATCAGTGTAAATATTTCTAGTAAACAGTTTTGCCACCCCAATTTGATTGAGGAAATTCGCCAAATTCTGCTAGATTCTGGTCTACAAGGCAGCAGTTTAAAGTTGGAGATTACTGAAACCGTACTGATGGAAAACTCTGATTCAGCTACTACTATGCTTTTGGAATTACAACAGATGGACATTCAGTTACATCTAGATGATTTTGGTACAGGTTATTCATCCTTGAGTTACCTACACCATTTTCCCTTTAGTGCATTAAAGATTGATCGTTCATTTGTGATCAACATTGGTGCTAATGGAGAAAACTTGGAAATTGTTCAGGCGATTATTTCCCTAGCACAAAGTCTTAACATAGATGTAATAGCCGAGGGTATAGAAACAAGAGAGCAATTAACACAGCTTCAAATTAAAAAATGCAAGCACGCACAAGGATATATTTTCTCTCGACCACTTGATAGCCACTCGGTAGATGCATTAATCGCATCTAGCTTGTACTTTAAGCATCTCCTTGTTTAG
- a CDS encoding aldo/keto reductase: MTEGKTRRNFLITSIAVTGGIVATNTFGQNTTNTATPPATMPERVLGRTEVKLPIFGLGGAGITPLSWEGKEGDATAIIQKALELGIRYFDTAASYGPSEDYLGKVLPSHRSKVFLASKTDQRDRDGAWRELERSLKRLNTDYLDLWQLHRVSFSEELDTIFSSSGAIKALEEAIEQKLVRFAGITGHHDPQVIAEGLRRYPFHTTLIPVNAADKHHPHPFIPVVLPVAQEKNVGVIAMKVPAYGRLFKPGGLTGMEQALGYTMSQPGVHCCVIAAETIAQLENNVKIAQAFVPLKKEELTAIAQQTANIWEDSTFFRAWT; the protein is encoded by the coding sequence ATGACAGAAGGAAAGACGCGGCGTAATTTCCTAATTACTAGTATTGCTGTAACTGGAGGTATTGTGGCAACTAATACTTTTGGGCAAAATACTACCAACACTGCAACACCACCAGCAACTATGCCAGAACGGGTGTTGGGACGCACAGAAGTAAAACTCCCGATCTTCGGGTTAGGAGGAGCAGGAATAACGCCACTATCCTGGGAAGGAAAAGAGGGTGATGCTACAGCAATTATTCAAAAAGCGCTGGAACTTGGCATTCGCTACTTTGATACAGCCGCTAGTTATGGGCCGAGTGAAGATTATTTAGGTAAAGTGCTACCATCCCATCGCTCAAAGGTATTTCTAGCAAGTAAGACCGATCAAAGAGATCGGGATGGTGCATGGCGAGAATTAGAGCGATCGCTTAAACGTCTCAATACAGATTATCTTGATTTGTGGCAGTTGCATCGCGTTTCTTTTTCTGAAGAACTCGACACTATCTTTAGTTCATCTGGCGCAATTAAAGCTTTAGAAGAAGCCATAGAACAAAAACTGGTGCGCTTTGCAGGTATTACCGGACATCACGACCCTCAAGTGATTGCCGAAGGCTTGCGTCGCTATCCTTTCCACACTACACTGATTCCTGTGAATGCTGCCGACAAACACCACCCACATCCATTTATTCCCGTGGTTCTACCAGTTGCTCAAGAAAAAAATGTTGGTGTGATTGCGATGAAAGTCCCGGCTTATGGTCGACTGTTTAAACCAGGCGGGTTGACAGGTATGGAGCAAGCTTTAGGTTATACAATGTCTCAGCCTGGAGTACATTGTTGTGTAATAGCGGCAGAGACTATTGCACAATTAGAGAATAATGTCAAGATAGCGCAGGCTTTTGTGCCTCTTAAAAAGGAAGAATTAACAGCGATCGCACAACAGACTGCTAATATCTGGGAAGATAGTACATTCTTCCGTGCTTGGACTTAG
- a CDS encoding DNA cytosine methyltransferase encodes MAYEMKKQRAIAVDLFAGAGGMTLGFEQAGFDVLASVEIDPIHCATHEFNFPFCSVLCKSVVDTTGEEIRNRSEIGDREIDVVISGSPCQGFSLIGKRAVDDPRNSLVFHFHRLVFELKPKFFVMENVRGITVGEHKQILQSLISEFRIHGYKVEENYQVLNAAHYGVPQSRERLFLIGAREDVKLPKYPQPITKQALPNNLNSKKISNIPLSPTVLDAIGDLPEIEKYSELLTRDWVVAEYQKPSNYALILRGMQYLDDDYSYKREYDLRILSSSLRTKHSAETIQRFQETQQGEREKISRFYKLHPAGVCNTLRAGTDKYRGSFTSPRPIHPITPRCITVREAARLHSYPDWFRFHVTKWHGFRQVGNSVPPLLAKAVAAEIIRNLNISPFKPSLQYKLGQEKLLQFNMSQAAQYYQRDW; translated from the coding sequence ATGGCTTATGAGATGAAAAAACAAAGAGCGATCGCTGTTGACTTATTCGCTGGCGCGGGGGGTATGACTCTTGGCTTTGAACAAGCTGGCTTTGATGTACTAGCGTCTGTGGAGATTGACCCCATCCACTGTGCAACACATGAGTTTAACTTCCCTTTTTGCTCAGTGTTATGTAAAAGTGTTGTGGATACAACCGGGGAAGAAATTCGGAATCGGTCTGAGATTGGCGATCGCGAAATTGATGTGGTAATTTCTGGCTCACCATGTCAAGGGTTTTCTCTAATTGGTAAACGGGCTGTTGATGATCCTAGAAACTCTTTGGTGTTTCACTTTCATCGGCTGGTTTTTGAGCTAAAACCAAAGTTCTTTGTAATGGAAAATGTTCGGGGGATTACAGTTGGCGAACATAAACAAATCCTCCAATCCTTAATTAGCGAGTTTAGAATTCACGGCTACAAAGTAGAAGAAAATTACCAAGTTCTCAACGCTGCACATTACGGAGTACCACAGTCCCGTGAGAGATTATTTCTCATAGGTGCAAGGGAGGATGTAAAGTTACCGAAATATCCTCAGCCGATTACTAAACAAGCATTACCAAATAATTTAAATTCTAAAAAAATATCTAATATTCCATTAAGTCCTACAGTGTTGGATGCAATTGGAGATTTACCTGAAATAGAAAAATATTCAGAGTTATTAACAAGAGATTGGGTTGTAGCAGAATACCAAAAGCCTAGTAACTATGCTCTTATACTTCGTGGTATGCAATACCTAGATGATGATTATTCTTACAAACGAGAATATGATTTGCGAATACTTTCTTCAAGTTTAAGAACAAAACATTCTGCGGAAACTATTCAACGTTTTCAGGAGACTCAACAAGGCGAGAGAGAAAAAATTAGTCGTTTTTATAAGCTGCATCCTGCTGGTGTCTGTAATACTTTAAGAGCCGGAACAGATAAGTATAGGGGTTCTTTCACATCTCCTAGACCGATTCATCCAATTACGCCGCGCTGTATCACAGTTAGAGAAGCGGCGAGATTGCATTCTTACCCTGATTGGTTTAGATTTCATGTAACTAAATGGCACGGATTTCGGCAAGTTGGTAACTCTGTACCACCTTTACTAGCAAAGGCTGTGGCGGCAGAAATTATTCGCAATTTGAATATTTCGCCTTTTAAGCCGAGTTTGCAATACAAGTTGGGACAGGAGAAGCTATTACAATTTAATATGTCGCAAGCGGCACAATATTATCAGCGTGACTGGTAA
- the lpxB gene encoding lipid-A-disaccharide synthase, protein MRIFISTGEVSGDLQGSLLITALKRQAVAIGLELEIVALGGEKMVEAGAILLGNTSSIGSMGILEGLPYLLPTLRVQRQAIAFLKQNPPDLVVLIDYMTPNLEIGTYMKQQLPDVPVVYYIAPQEWAWSISLRRTKRIVGFTDKLLAIFPQEARYFREKGAKVSWVGHPLVDRMQDAPSRQAARATLGIAPEQIAIALLPASRRQELKYLLPVIFQAAQTIQAKLPEVHFWIPLSLEVYRQPIEQAIKRYGLRATIISGQQMEVFAAADLAISKSGTVNLELALLNVPQVVVYRLSSLTAWIARKILKGSVTFASPPNLVVMKSIVPEFLQEQATPENIIQAAMELLLNPSRREQTLADYQEMRQSLGEVGVCDRVAQEILQMVAGNGE, encoded by the coding sequence ATGCGGATATTTATCAGCACTGGCGAAGTATCTGGCGATTTACAAGGGTCGCTGCTAATTACAGCGCTGAAGCGTCAAGCTGTAGCGATTGGGTTGGAATTAGAGATTGTGGCACTGGGTGGCGAAAAAATGGTGGAGGCTGGGGCAATTTTGTTGGGAAATACCAGTAGTATTGGCTCAATGGGTATTCTCGAAGGCTTGCCTTATCTTTTACCAACTCTCCGGGTGCAACGTCAGGCGATCGCTTTCTTAAAACAAAATCCACCGGATTTAGTGGTGCTGATCGATTATATGACTCCCAATCTGGAAATTGGGACTTATATGAAACAGCAATTACCAGATGTGCCTGTGGTGTATTACATTGCTCCCCAAGAGTGGGCTTGGTCAATCAGTTTGCGTAGAACTAAGCGGATTGTTGGTTTTACAGATAAGCTGTTGGCAATTTTCCCACAAGAAGCCCGTTACTTTCGTGAGAAAGGGGCAAAAGTTAGTTGGGTAGGGCATCCTTTAGTTGACCGAATGCAAGATGCTCCTAGTCGCCAAGCAGCCCGTGCAACACTGGGAATTGCACCAGAACAAATTGCGATCGCACTTCTCCCCGCCTCTCGCCGCCAAGAATTAAAATATCTTTTACCAGTAATTTTTCAAGCCGCCCAAACTATTCAAGCGAAATTACCTGAAGTTCATTTCTGGATTCCTCTATCGCTGGAAGTCTATAGACAGCCAATTGAGCAGGCTATTAAGCGTTACGGTTTACGGGCGACAATTATATCAGGTCAACAAATGGAAGTTTTTGCTGCTGCTGATTTAGCCATTAGTAAATCTGGTACTGTCAACCTCGAACTTGCTCTGTTAAATGTGCCGCAAGTTGTAGTTTACCGTTTAAGTTCCCTGACTGCTTGGATAGCTCGTAAAATCCTCAAAGGTTCTGTAACCTTTGCATCACCACCTAATTTAGTAGTGATGAAGTCGATTGTGCCAGAATTTTTACAAGAGCAAGCCACACCAGAGAATATTATCCAAGCAGCGATGGAACTGCTACTCAATCCCAGTCGCAGAGAGCAAACTTTGGCGGATTATCAAGAAATGCGGCAAAGTTTAGGAGAAGTTGGGGTGTGCGATCGCGTTGCTCAAGAAATTTTGCAAATGGTGGCGGGGAATGGGGAGTAG
- the lpxA gene encoding acyl-ACP--UDP-N-acetylglucosamine O-acyltransferase encodes MKTLIHPTAVIHPKSELHHTVQVGAYAVIGEHVKVGPETIIGAHAVLEGPCEIGAQNQIFTGAAIGMEPQDLKFVGEPTWVKIGDNNLIREYVTINRATGAGEATVIGDGNLLMAYAHVAHNCVIEDQVVIANSVALAGHVHIESRARLSGVLGVHQFVHIGRQAMVGGMARIDRDVAPYMLVEGNPARVRTLNLVGLKRSGMDSTDLQMLKKAFRILYRSNLPFKDALEELELLGNSEQLQHLRRFLLLSQMPGRRGLIPGRGRKGVSDES; translated from the coding sequence TTGAAAACGCTAATTCATCCAACTGCTGTAATTCATCCGAAATCGGAACTCCACCATACAGTGCAAGTCGGTGCCTATGCTGTGATTGGAGAGCATGTCAAAGTGGGCCCTGAAACAATAATCGGCGCTCATGCCGTGCTAGAGGGGCCTTGTGAAATTGGGGCGCAAAATCAGATTTTTACAGGTGCAGCCATCGGCATGGAACCACAGGATCTCAAGTTTGTGGGAGAACCAACCTGGGTCAAAATTGGTGATAACAACTTGATTCGTGAGTACGTTACTATTAACCGCGCTACTGGTGCTGGTGAAGCAACAGTGATTGGTGATGGTAACTTACTGATGGCTTATGCCCATGTGGCTCATAACTGCGTGATTGAAGACCAGGTAGTGATTGCTAACTCTGTGGCGTTGGCGGGTCATGTGCATATAGAGTCACGCGCTAGGCTGAGTGGGGTTTTAGGTGTCCATCAATTTGTGCATATTGGTAGACAGGCAATGGTGGGAGGCATGGCACGGATTGACCGGGATGTAGCCCCATATATGCTAGTGGAGGGAAATCCGGCGCGGGTACGAACCCTCAACCTTGTGGGACTTAAACGGTCTGGTATGGACTCTACAGATTTGCAAATGCTCAAAAAAGCCTTCCGCATTCTCTACCGCTCTAATTTGCCCTTTAAGGATGCTTTAGAAGAGTTGGAATTGTTAGGGAATAGCGAACAGTTGCAGCATTTGCGACGTTTTCTGCTACTTTCTCAGATGCCTGGAAGGCGTGGTTTGATTCCCGGTAGGGGAAGAAAAGGCGTGAGTGATGAGTCGTGA
- the fabZ gene encoding 3-hydroxyacyl-ACP dehydratase FabZ produces MSILTEVNTITPTSTESEAINETTIISEIKTTFTSEEIQKLLPHRYPFLLVDKIIDYVPGKKAVGVKNVTINEPHFPGHFPERPLMPGVLIVEAMAQVGGIVLTQMSSVEGGLFVFAGIDKVRFRRQVVPGDQLVMTVELLWVKQRRFGKMQGRAEVDGQLACEGELMFSLVN; encoded by the coding sequence ATGTCAATCCTCACTGAAGTGAATACCATTACACCTACGTCTACCGAATCAGAAGCTATAAATGAGACTACAATCATATCTGAGATTAAAACAACCTTTACATCTGAAGAAATTCAGAAATTGCTACCCCACCGCTACCCATTTTTACTTGTAGATAAAATAATTGACTACGTTCCAGGTAAAAAAGCTGTTGGAGTAAAAAATGTCACTATCAACGAACCCCATTTTCCAGGACATTTCCCAGAACGCCCACTGATGCCAGGGGTGCTAATTGTCGAAGCAATGGCACAAGTTGGGGGGATTGTTTTAACTCAAATGTCTTCGGTAGAAGGCGGACTGTTCGTCTTCGCTGGTATCGATAAAGTCCGTTTTCGCCGCCAGGTTGTACCGGGGGATCAATTAGTAATGACAGTGGAACTGTTATGGGTAAAACAACGTCGTTTCGGTAAGATGCAAGGTCGTGCCGAAGTTGACGGTCAACTTGCTTGTGAAGGGGAATTAATGTTTTCTCTAGTTAATTAA
- the lpxC gene encoding UDP-3-O-acyl-N-acetylglucosamine deacetylase: protein MQQHTLAGEITQIGVGLHSGVSTQVRILPAEAGSGRYFVRVDLLDLPIIPAQVAAVSHTVLSTQLGKGEVAVRTVEHLLAALSGMGVDNARIEIDGPEVPLLDGSASVWTANIAQVGLVSQPVNNQVTKVITEPIWVYQGDAFVCALPAPETRFSYGIDFDLPAIGNQWHSWSVTTELKKASASFAAQIAPARTFGLLHQIEHLQKTGLIKGGSLDNALVCGPEGWLNPPLRFANEPVRHKILDLVGDLSLLGTFPIAHFLAYKASHNLHIQLAQRILDFGF, encoded by the coding sequence ATGCAACAGCACACTTTAGCTGGGGAAATCACCCAAATAGGGGTGGGATTGCATAGCGGTGTTAGTACCCAGGTGCGGATACTACCAGCTGAGGCGGGAAGTGGACGCTACTTTGTACGGGTAGATTTACTGGATTTGCCGATCATTCCAGCCCAAGTTGCGGCAGTTAGTCACACTGTTCTCTCAACTCAGTTGGGTAAGGGTGAGGTAGCCGTCCGCACGGTAGAACATTTGTTAGCTGCGCTTTCGGGTATGGGTGTGGATAATGCCCGGATTGAAATTGATGGCCCAGAAGTTCCCCTTTTAGATGGTTCAGCAAGTGTATGGACAGCCAACATTGCCCAAGTTGGCTTAGTATCACAACCCGTTAACAACCAAGTTACCAAGGTTATTACAGAACCAATATGGGTCTATCAAGGCGATGCCTTTGTATGTGCCCTCCCAGCACCAGAAACCCGCTTTAGTTACGGTATTGATTTTGACCTGCCCGCCATTGGTAATCAATGGCACAGTTGGTCAGTAACCACTGAACTAAAGAAAGCTTCTGCTAGCTTTGCTGCCCAAATTGCTCCTGCCCGGACTTTTGGGTTACTGCATCAAATTGAACACTTACAAAAAACAGGGTTAATTAAAGGTGGGAGTTTGGATAATGCACTCGTTTGTGGGCCAGAGGGCTGGCTAAATCCACCATTAAGATTTGCAAATGAGCCTGTCCGTCATAAAATCTTGGATTTAGTAGGAGATTTAAGTTTACTAGGAACTTTTCCTATTGCTCATTTCTTAGCGTATAAAGCCAGCCACAATTTACACATTCAACTAGCTCAGAGAATTTTAGATTTTGGATTTTAG
- a CDS encoding RNA-guided endonuclease InsQ/TnpB family protein produces MMVIAELISVLAKGFNLPLVISHWSVQTRLIASVQWSLVNHKGAPPQLKIAKIKLSKQQWHNRNKQFGNRKKAIRASNKAKQYFGEIAKTHAHLANIRQDFLQKTTTDISRNYYRIRIEDLNISQMMANHKLSNAIANLGLYEFRRMLTYKQPFFGTRVELVDRWFPSSKTCCECGHIQSMPLSERVFVCEAGCGNIRDRDENASINLRDAPFDKIRLA; encoded by the coding sequence ATGATGGTGATAGCCGAATTAATTTCGGTATTGGCGAAAGGTTTTAATTTGCCATTAGTCATTAGTCATTGGTCAGTACAGACGCGATTAATCGCGTCTGTACAATGGTCATTGGTGAATCACAAAGGAGCTCCACCGCAGTTGAAAATAGCGAAAATCAAGTTAAGTAAGCAGCAGTGGCATAATCGTAATAAACAGTTTGGCAATCGAAAAAAAGCTATTAGGGCATCAAATAAGGCTAAACAGTATTTTGGTGAGATAGCCAAAACTCACGCCCACCTCGCTAATATTCGCCAAGACTTTCTACAAAAAACCACTACCGATATTAGCCGCAACTACTACCGGATTCGGATTGAGGATCTGAATATTAGCCAGATGATGGCTAATCATAAACTCTCCAATGCGATCGCCAATCTCGGATTGTATGAGTTTAGGCGAATGCTCACATACAAGCAGCCATTTTTTGGGACTAGGGTTGAGTTAGTTGACCGATGGTTTCCTAGCTCTAAGACCTGCTGCGAATGTGGTCATATTCAGTCAATGCCCTTATCAGAACGAGTATTTGTATGTGAAGCAGGATGCGGCAATATTAGAGATCGTGATGAGAACGCCTCGATCAACTTGAGGGATGCCCCTTTCGACAAGATACGGTTGGCTTAA